A section of the Pseudomonas flavescens genome encodes:
- the putA gene encoding bifunctional proline dehydrogenase/L-glutamate gamma-semialdehyde dehydrogenase PutA: MFKASHVLHQEFLDRISAAKAADFFPVISANYNVDEAAYLGELLQLADPGAAGIDAVRQQARSLIQDVRGRDNAVDTLDALLRQYSLDTQEGLMLMCLAEALLRVPDAATADALIRDKLSAAEWERHLGKSDSVLVNFAAWGLVMTGKVVDPQTRDGRPKNVLGRLIQRSGEPVIRAAMNQAMKLMGKQFVLGRTISEALKNGRPEREKGYTYSFDMLGEAALTAEDAEKYMADYRKAIDTVGAEPQVGPGPKPSISIKLSALHPRYEVAQRERVLSELFANVRELVIRARKLNVGISVDAEEADRLELSLELYEKLLRDPAVAGWGEFGLVIQAYSKRCLPVLVWLTLLGRELGEKMPLRLVKGAYWDSEIKQCQVWGLDGYPVFTRKEGTDTSYLACARYLLSEFTRGVIYPQFASHNAHTVSCILAMAAEQTSPREFEFQRLHGMGDALYDTVLETHRKTVRIYAPVGAHKDLLPYLVRRLLENGANSSFVHQLVDPSVPVESLIDHPVTQLSRFASLGNNKIPLPPALYGATRKNSQGINMNIQNSLTELENAYKPQLDRQWQAAPVINGQTLSGTAQQVRCPFDLDKVVGTAQFATAAQAAQALDGLSAAWPRWNAVAIDERASILERLADLLERNRAELMALCTVEAGKSMQDGIDEVREAVDFCRYYAQQARLKLGREELKGPTGERNELFHEGRGIFVCVSPWNFPLAIYLGQISAALVAGNVVLAKPAEQTSLIAARALELMFEAGLPEDVIAFLPGDGATLGGVFCRDPRVAGVCFTGSTDTARIINRQLAEKDGMIATLIAETGGQNAMIVDSTALPEQVVKDAVGSAFTSAGQRCSALRVLYVQRDIAERVIDLLKGAMAELKIGPTHLRENDIGPVIDAEAREGLLAHINQLKGEGKLIAEASLRADLNGHFIAPVAFEIGGIDELKKEQFGPVLHVVRFDASDLEKVVAAINATGYGLTLGIHSRNEETAARIEALARVGNLYVNRNQIGAVVGVQPFGGCGLSGTGPKAGGPSYLLRFVNERTTSVNTTAVGGNASLLSLGDE; the protein is encoded by the coding sequence ATGTTCAAAGCCAGTCACGTCTTGCACCAGGAGTTCCTTGACCGGATCTCCGCTGCCAAGGCCGCCGATTTTTTCCCTGTCATCAGCGCCAACTACAACGTTGACGAGGCAGCCTATCTCGGCGAACTGCTGCAGCTGGCCGATCCCGGTGCTGCCGGTATCGATGCCGTTCGCCAGCAGGCGCGCAGCCTGATCCAGGACGTGCGTGGTCGCGACAACGCGGTCGACACCCTCGATGCGCTGCTGCGTCAGTACAGCCTGGATACCCAGGAAGGCCTGATGCTGATGTGCCTGGCCGAAGCCCTGCTGCGGGTGCCGGATGCCGCCACCGCCGATGCCTTGATCCGCGACAAGCTCAGCGCCGCCGAGTGGGAGCGTCACCTCGGCAAGAGCGACAGCGTGCTGGTCAATTTCGCCGCCTGGGGGCTGGTGATGACCGGCAAGGTGGTCGATCCGCAGACCCGCGATGGCCGTCCGAAGAACGTACTCGGTCGTCTGATCCAGCGTTCCGGCGAGCCGGTGATCCGCGCGGCCATGAACCAGGCCATGAAGCTCATGGGCAAGCAGTTCGTGCTCGGCCGTACCATCAGCGAAGCGCTGAAGAACGGCCGCCCGGAGCGTGAAAAGGGCTACACCTATTCCTTCGACATGCTCGGTGAAGCGGCGCTGACCGCCGAAGACGCCGAGAAGTACATGGCCGACTACCGCAAGGCCATCGATACCGTCGGCGCCGAGCCGCAGGTCGGCCCGGGCCCGAAGCCGTCGATCTCGATCAAGCTCTCGGCACTGCACCCCCGTTACGAAGTGGCCCAGCGCGAGCGCGTGCTGAGCGAGCTGTTCGCCAACGTGCGCGAGTTGGTGATCCGGGCGCGCAAGCTGAACGTCGGGATTTCCGTGGACGCGGAGGAGGCGGATCGCCTCGAGCTGTCCCTGGAACTCTACGAGAAGCTGCTGCGTGATCCCGCCGTCGCCGGCTGGGGCGAGTTCGGTCTGGTGATCCAGGCCTATTCCAAGCGCTGCCTGCCGGTGCTGGTCTGGCTGACCCTGCTGGGCAGGGAACTCGGCGAGAAGATGCCGCTGCGCCTGGTCAAGGGGGCCTACTGGGACAGCGAGATCAAGCAGTGCCAGGTCTGGGGCCTCGACGGCTACCCGGTGTTCACCCGTAAGGAAGGCACCGATACCTCCTACCTGGCTTGCGCCCGCTACCTGCTCAGCGAGTTCACCCGTGGCGTCATCTACCCGCAGTTCGCCAGCCACAACGCGCACACCGTCAGCTGCATCCTGGCCATGGCCGCCGAGCAGACGTCACCGCGCGAGTTCGAGTTCCAGCGCCTGCACGGCATGGGCGATGCGCTGTACGACACGGTGCTGGAGACGCATCGCAAGACCGTGCGCATCTATGCGCCGGTGGGGGCTCACAAGGATCTGCTGCCTTACCTGGTGCGCCGCCTGCTGGAGAACGGTGCCAACTCGTCGTTCGTTCACCAACTGGTCGACCCGAGCGTGCCGGTCGAATCGCTGATCGATCACCCGGTCACCCAGCTGAGCAGATTCGCCAGCCTCGGCAATAACAAAATCCCGCTGCCACCTGCGCTGTACGGGGCCACACGGAAAAACTCCCAGGGCATCAACATGAATATCCAGAATTCTTTGACCGAGCTCGAAAACGCCTACAAGCCGCAACTCGACCGTCAATGGCAGGCTGCCCCTGTGATAAACGGCCAGACCCTGAGCGGCACCGCCCAGCAAGTGCGCTGCCCCTTCGACCTGGACAAGGTGGTCGGCACTGCCCAGTTCGCCACCGCCGCCCAAGCCGCCCAAGCGCTGGATGGCCTGAGTGCCGCCTGGCCGCGTTGGAATGCGGTCGCTATCGATGAGCGGGCAAGCATTCTCGAGCGCCTCGCTGACCTGCTGGAGCGCAACCGTGCCGAGTTGATGGCGCTGTGCACCGTGGAAGCCGGCAAGTCCATGCAGGACGGCATCGACGAAGTCCGCGAAGCCGTGGATTTCTGCCGCTACTACGCGCAGCAGGCGCGCCTCAAGCTGGGCCGCGAAGAGCTCAAGGGCCCGACCGGCGAGCGCAACGAACTGTTCCATGAAGGCCGTGGCATTTTCGTCTGCGTCAGCCCGTGGAACTTCCCGCTGGCCATTTACCTCGGCCAGATCAGCGCCGCGCTGGTGGCCGGCAACGTGGTGCTGGCCAAACCGGCCGAGCAGACCAGCCTGATCGCCGCACGCGCCCTGGAACTGATGTTCGAAGCCGGCCTGCCAGAGGATGTGATCGCCTTCCTGCCAGGCGACGGTGCCACCCTGGGCGGCGTGTTCTGCCGCGACCCGCGCGTTGCCGGCGTGTGCTTCACCGGTTCCACCGACACGGCGCGCATCATCAACCGTCAGTTGGCCGAAAAGGACGGCATGATCGCCACCCTGATCGCCGAGACCGGCGGCCAGAACGCCATGATCGTCGACTCCACTGCGCTGCCTGAGCAGGTGGTCAAGGATGCCGTCGGTTCGGCCTTCACCAGTGCGGGCCAGCGCTGCTCGGCACTGCGCGTGCTGTACGTGCAGCGCGATATCGCCGAGCGGGTGATCGACCTGCTCAAGGGGGCCATGGCCGAGCTGAAGATCGGCCCGACCCACCTGCGCGAGAACGATATCGGCCCGGTGATCGACGCCGAAGCCCGTGAAGGCTTGCTGGCGCACATCAACCAGCTCAAGGGCGAAGGCAAGCTGATTGCCGAGGCCTCGCTGCGTGCCGATCTGAACGGCCACTTCATCGCACCGGTGGCGTTCGAGATTGGTGGCATTGACGAACTGAAGAAGGAACAATTCGGTCCGGTTCTGCACGTGGTTCGCTTCGACGCCAGCGATCTGGAGAAGGTTGTCGCGGCGATCAACGCCACCGGGTACGGATTGACCCTTGGCATCCACAGCCGAAACGAGGAAACTGCCGCCCGCATCGAAGCCCTGGCGCGGGTCGGCAACCTGTACGTGAACCGCAACCAGATCGGTGCGGTGGTCGGCGTACAGCCGTTCGGCGGCTGCGGCCTGTCCGGTACCGGCCCGAAAGCCGGTGGCCCGAGCTACCTGTTGCGCTTCGTCAACGAGCGCACCACGTCTGTGAATACCACGGCGGTGGGCGGAAACGCCTCACTGCTGTCGCTGGGCGACGAGTGA